One genomic window of Ilyobacter polytropus DSM 2926 includes the following:
- the yhbY gene encoding ribosome assembly RNA-binding protein YhbY, translating into MKLNSKQRDFLRKEAHDLDPIVRIGKDGMSHNLVESFLQAIESRELIKVKILQNSEVDKKEVAFELAEKTGSELVGIIGKTLIFYKENKDNPVVSEVLKKI; encoded by the coding sequence ATGAAACTTAACAGTAAACAAAGAGATTTTTTGAGAAAAGAGGCCCACGACCTAGATCCTATTGTAAGGATTGGTAAAGACGGTATGTCGCACAACCTTGTAGAGAGTTTTCTTCAAGCAATAGAGTCTAGAGAACTTATAAAGGTGAAGATCCTTCAGAATTCTGAAGTAGATAAAAAAGAGGTCGCCTTTGAGTTGGCAGAAAAAACCGGATCTGAACTTGTGGGAATAATTGGTAAGACACTGATATTTTATAAGGAAAACAAAGACAATCCTGTTGTTTCAGAGGTATTGAAAAAAATATAA
- a CDS encoding divergent PAP2 family protein produces the protein MKPGIIFGNRIIDVVFIAWFIAQFYKVISAIIFDKTLDFKRFWGTGGMPSSHSSTATSLATSIAIVEGMSSSYFAIAVIFSGIVMYDAAGIRRAAGKQAGVLNKIVERLTQKIEERIHDENLKELLGHTPFEVLIGALLGIIVGLLMKKYLLA, from the coding sequence ATGAAACCAGGAATAATTTTTGGAAATAGGATAATCGATGTTGTATTTATTGCGTGGTTTATAGCTCAATTTTACAAGGTAATAAGTGCCATAATTTTTGATAAGACATTGGATTTTAAAAGATTTTGGGGGACTGGGGGAATGCCTAGTTCTCACTCATCTACGGCCACGTCTCTGGCAACTTCCATAGCTATAGTCGAGGGGATGTCAAGCAGCTATTTTGCAATAGCAGTAATTTTTTCGGGAATAGTCATGTATGATGCAGCCGGTATAAGAAGAGCCGCAGGAAAACAAGCTGGGGTATTAAATAAGATAGTAGAAAGACTTACTCAGAAAATTGAGGAAAGAATTCATGATGAGAATCTAAAGGAGTTACTGGGGCACACACCATTTGAAGTCTTGATCGGTGCTCTTCTAGGAATTATAGTGGGACTTCTTATGAAAAAATATCTGCTAGCCTAA